In Malus sylvestris chromosome 15, drMalSylv7.2, whole genome shotgun sequence, a single genomic region encodes these proteins:
- the LOC126605310 gene encoding uncharacterized protein LOC126605310 isoform X1, translating to MQRHPDQRSRSARPTTIHGFAQSGDLLGFQKLLRETPSLLNEKNAVMQQTPLHVSAGYNRGDMVKFLLDWQGPGEVELEAKNMYGETPLHMAAKNGCNDAARLLLVHGAFIEAKANNGMTPLHLAVWYSLTAEEFSTVKTLLEYNADCSAKDDEGMTPIHHLSKGRANGKLRELLQWHYEEQRRKKAIEACSETKAKMDELESELSNIVGLHELKVQLRKWAKGMLLDERRKALGLKVGVRRPPHMAFLGNPGTGKTMVARILGRLLHMVGILPTDKVTEVQRTDLVGEFVGHTGPKTRRKIKDAEGGILFVDEAYRLIPMQKADDKDYGLEALEEIMSVMDSGKIVVIFAGYSEPMKRVIASNEGFCRRVTKFFNFSDFTSEDLAKILHIKMHNQTEESLLYGFQLHSSCSIEAVADLIRRETTEKQCKEMNGGLVDTMLVNARESLDLRLDFDCIDTDELRTITLEDLQAGLRILSQ from the exons ATGCAGAGGCACCCAGATCAACGGTCGAGATCCGCCAGGCCCACCACCATCCACGGCTTCGCTCAGTCCGGCGACCTTCTTGGCTTCCAGAAGCTGCTTCGGGAAACCCCATCTCTTCTCAACGAAAAAAATGCCGTT ATGCAACAAACTCCACTTCATGTTTCTGCTGGTTACAACAGGGGTGACATGGTTAAATTCCTTCTTGATTGGCAAGGGCCGGGTGAAGTTGAGTTGGAAGCCAAGAACATG TACGGAGAAACACCATTGCACATGGCAGCAAAGAATGGATGCAATGATGCTGCACGGTTGCTTCTTGTCCATGGTGCTTTTATAGAAGCCAAGGCAAAT AATGGAATGACACCACTACACCTTGCTGTGTGGTACTCACTTACAGCTGAAGAGTTCTCGACTGTCAAAACATTACTAGAGTACAATGCTGATTGCAGTGCTAAGGACGAT GAGGGCATGACTCCTATACATCACTTATCTAAGGGCCGTGCAAATGGAAAGTTGCGGGAACTATTACAGTGGCACTATGAAGAGCAGAGGAGAAAAAAAGCAATTGAAGCATGCAGTGAAACTAAAGCTAAGATGGATGAACTTGAAAGTGAGTTATCAAATATTGTTGGTTTGCATGAGCTCAAGGTACAACTACGGAAATGGGCAAAGGGGATGCTTTTGGATGAGAGGCGTAAGGCCCTTGGGCTGAAAGTTGGTGTGAGGAGACCGCCTCATATGGCTTTTCTTGGAAATCCTGGAACTG GTAAGACCATGGTAGCTCGAATTCTTGGAAGATTACTCCATATGGTAGGAATTCTACCTACTGATAAGGTAACAGAAGTACAGAGGACCGATTTGGTTGGGGAATTCGTTGGTCACACTGGACCCAAAACTAGGAGGAAG ATTAAAGACGCAGAGGGAGGAATCCtttttgttgatgaagcttatcgactaatACCCATGCAGAAGGCAGACGATAAAGACTATGGCTTGGAAGCATTGGAAGAGATCATGTCTGTCATGGATAGTGGAAAAATCGTAGTCATATTTGCAGGATATAGCGAACCAATGAAACGTGTAATTGCTTCAAATGAAGGTTTCTGTCGACGTGTGACcaagtttttcaattttagtGACTTCACTTCAGAAGACCTAGCAAAGATCCTCCATATCAAGATGCATAATCAGACAGAGGAGAGCTTGTTGTATGGATTTCAGTTACACTCTTCGTGCAGTATAGAAGCTGTTGCAGATCTGATTCGAAGAGAGACAACAGAAAAGCAGTGCAAGGAGATGAATGGAGGTTTAGTGGATACGATGTTAGTGAATGCTAGAGAGAGTTTGGATCTTAGGCTGGATTTTGATTGTATAGATACAGACGAACTTAGAACGATCACCCTAGAGGATTTACAAGCAGGCCTTCGGATTTTGTCACAGTGA
- the LOC126605310 gene encoding protein CfxQ homolog isoform X2, with protein MAAKNGCNDAARLLLVHGAFIEAKANNGMTPLHLAVWYSLTAEEFSTVKTLLEYNADCSAKDDEGMTPIHHLSKGRANGKLRELLQWHYEEQRRKKAIEACSETKAKMDELESELSNIVGLHELKVQLRKWAKGMLLDERRKALGLKVGVRRPPHMAFLGNPGTGKTMVARILGRLLHMVGILPTDKVTEVQRTDLVGEFVGHTGPKTRRKIKDAEGGILFVDEAYRLIPMQKADDKDYGLEALEEIMSVMDSGKIVVIFAGYSEPMKRVIASNEGFCRRVTKFFNFSDFTSEDLAKILHIKMHNQTEESLLYGFQLHSSCSIEAVADLIRRETTEKQCKEMNGGLVDTMLVNARESLDLRLDFDCIDTDELRTITLEDLQAGLRILSQ; from the exons ATGGCAGCAAAGAATGGATGCAATGATGCTGCACGGTTGCTTCTTGTCCATGGTGCTTTTATAGAAGCCAAGGCAAAT AATGGAATGACACCACTACACCTTGCTGTGTGGTACTCACTTACAGCTGAAGAGTTCTCGACTGTCAAAACATTACTAGAGTACAATGCTGATTGCAGTGCTAAGGACGAT GAGGGCATGACTCCTATACATCACTTATCTAAGGGCCGTGCAAATGGAAAGTTGCGGGAACTATTACAGTGGCACTATGAAGAGCAGAGGAGAAAAAAAGCAATTGAAGCATGCAGTGAAACTAAAGCTAAGATGGATGAACTTGAAAGTGAGTTATCAAATATTGTTGGTTTGCATGAGCTCAAGGTACAACTACGGAAATGGGCAAAGGGGATGCTTTTGGATGAGAGGCGTAAGGCCCTTGGGCTGAAAGTTGGTGTGAGGAGACCGCCTCATATGGCTTTTCTTGGAAATCCTGGAACTG GTAAGACCATGGTAGCTCGAATTCTTGGAAGATTACTCCATATGGTAGGAATTCTACCTACTGATAAGGTAACAGAAGTACAGAGGACCGATTTGGTTGGGGAATTCGTTGGTCACACTGGACCCAAAACTAGGAGGAAG ATTAAAGACGCAGAGGGAGGAATCCtttttgttgatgaagcttatcgactaatACCCATGCAGAAGGCAGACGATAAAGACTATGGCTTGGAAGCATTGGAAGAGATCATGTCTGTCATGGATAGTGGAAAAATCGTAGTCATATTTGCAGGATATAGCGAACCAATGAAACGTGTAATTGCTTCAAATGAAGGTTTCTGTCGACGTGTGACcaagtttttcaattttagtGACTTCACTTCAGAAGACCTAGCAAAGATCCTCCATATCAAGATGCATAATCAGACAGAGGAGAGCTTGTTGTATGGATTTCAGTTACACTCTTCGTGCAGTATAGAAGCTGTTGCAGATCTGATTCGAAGAGAGACAACAGAAAAGCAGTGCAAGGAGATGAATGGAGGTTTAGTGGATACGATGTTAGTGAATGCTAGAGAGAGTTTGGATCTTAGGCTGGATTTTGATTGTATAGATACAGACGAACTTAGAACGATCACCCTAGAGGATTTACAAGCAGGCCTTCGGATTTTGTCACAGTGA
- the LOC126605312 gene encoding uncharacterized protein LOC126605312, giving the protein MVSASLSILSSSSSFPSNSTTRSDASSTSTTFKARPFESSKRTLRFPKSSRLLPFKVFGSSSVSPIEDGSAEQFLQTNSIADFMRFKSGDDGGTGELQTAVVSYKKRFPWSLLRPFLQVDLVSTIHIADKEYFETLQKELESYDCVLYEMVTSRESLENRRFLAATKRLKAKGSRSRGFNILGCIQRQMARVLALDFQLDCLDYESENWYHADLDFETFKLLQEEKGESFFTFARDMTVRSTKAMIQTVSVPEGLGPWRSKLLWAARVLPMPLVGLLIIGGVCADAGSQQSEFPELEALSRLDFGAAMKVFLAKRLTSEFTQATADVEESSVIIGERNRAAIDALRKAIDSGSNKIAILYGGGHMPDLGRRLQELELIPTEAQWVSAWSIRKQDLERSSLPFLKKMAEVSGWPLNRYQTLALLIFSTVLALDLWFWELFFGTAVNWTYQLASQVTEYIDSAGMIL; this is encoded by the exons atgGTCTCAGCTTCTCTCTCAAttctctcctcctcctcgtcGTTTCCCTCCAACTCCACCACTCGCTCCGATGCTtcctccacctccaccacctTCAAGGCCAGGCCTTTCGAATCCTCCAAACGGACCCTCAGATTCCCCAAATCCTCAAGGCTCCTTCCTTTCAAGGTCTTCGGCTCTTCCTCTGTCAGCCCAATTGAGGACGGCTCCGCCGAGCAGTTTTTGCAGACCAATTCGATTGCGGATTTCATGAGGTTCAAAAGCGGTGACGATGGCGGCACCGGGGAGCTGCAGACGGCGGTTGTCAGCTACAAAAAGCGGTTCCCTTGGTCGCTTTTGAGGCCGTTTCTTCAG GTTGATTTGGTTTCGACAATTCACATCGCGGATAAAGA GTACTTTGAGACCCTCCAGAAGGAACTTGAGTCCTATGATTGTGTCCTGTATGAGATGGTGACTAGCCGGGAGAGTTTAGAGAACAGACGATTCCTTGCTGCCACAAAAAGGCTAAAAGCCAAAGGCTCCCGCTCAAGAGGATTTAACATCCTGGGATGCATTCAGCGACAGATGGCTCGAGTTCTGGCGCTTGATTTCCAATTAGACTGTCTTGATTACGAGTCTGAGAATTGGTACCATGCAGATCTCGACTTCGAGACTTTCAAATTGCTTCAG GAAGAAAAGGGTGAAAGCTTCTTCACGTTTGCGAGAGATATGACTGTTAGATCCACGAAAGCCATGATTCAAACAGTTTCAGTTCCAGAAGGCCTTGGTCCCTGGAGATCCAAGCTTTTGTGGGCCGCACGTGTGCTTCCGATGCCACTTGTTGGCCTTCTCATTATCGGAGGTGTTTGTGCAGACGCGGGCAGTCAGCAGTCGGAATTTCCAGAACTAGAAGCCTTGTCTAGGCTTGATTTTGGTGCTGCGATGAAGGTCTTCTTGGCCAAGAGGCTAACATCTGA ATTCACGCAGGCTACAGCCGATGTAGAAGAGAGCTCTGTGATTATTGGTGAGAGAAACAGAGCTGCCATAGATGCTCTCCGAAAAGCAATCGACAGTGGGAGCAACAAGATTGCAATACTATACGGAGGGGGTCACATGCCAGACCTGGGGAGACGATTGCAAGAGTTGGAGCTCATCCCTACTGAGGCACAATGGGTTTCCGCATGGTCCATAAGGAAGCAGGATCTGGAGAGAAGTTCCCTTCCATTTCTGAAGAAGATGGCGGAAGTATCAGGTTGGCCCTTGAACCGCTACCAGACTTTGGCATTGCTCATATTTTCCACGGTACTTGCACTGGATCTATGGTTTTGGGAGCTCTTTTTCGGCACCGCTGTGAACTGGACGTACCAACTTGCTTCACAAGTTACTGAATATATCGACAGTGCAGGGATGATCTTGTAG